A stretch of the Staphylococcus sp. NRL 16/872 genome encodes the following:
- the ptsG gene encoding glucose-specific PTS transporter subunit IIBC, which translates to MFKKFFGQLQRIGKALMLPVAILPAAGILLAFGNAMHNEQLVKLAPWLKMDVFVMISSVMEAAGQIIFDNLPLLFAVGTALGLVGGDGVAALAALVGYLIMNATMGKVMHITIDDIYSYANGAKELSQANKLPANALILGIPTLQTGVFGGIIMGALAAWCYNKYYNITLPAFLGFFAGKRFVPIVTSVVAIITGIVLSFVWPPIQDGLNGLSNFLLNKNLTLTTFIFGIIERSLIPFGLHHIFYAPFWFEFGQYKDHAGDLIRGDQRIWMAQLKDGVPFTAGAFTTGKYPFMMFGLPAAALAIYKNARPERKKVVGGLMLSAALTSFLTGITEPLEFSFLFVAPLLYVIHVFLAGTSFLVMHLLDVKIGMTFSGGFIDYILYGLLNWDRTHALLVIPVGIVYAVVYYFLFSFAIKKFNLKTPGREDQEQEMRNSSVAKLPFDVLDAMGGKENIKHLDACITRLRVEVNDKSKVDVQGLKALGASGVLEVGNNMQAIFGPKSDQIKHDMALIMKGEITKPSETTVTEEVSDEPVHVEDVKETEIYAPGTGHIIPLSEVPDKVFSEKMMGDGVGFVPEKGEIVAPFDGTVKTIFPTKHAIGLESDSGVEVLIHIGIDTVKLNGEGFESLVNANEPVTQGQPLMKINLAYLEEHAPSIVTPVIITNLGDKTLTVEDVKSVDPGKAIMKIK; encoded by the coding sequence ATGTTTAAGAAGTTTTTCGGTCAATTGCAACGTATTGGTAAAGCGCTAATGTTACCAGTTGCGATTTTACCAGCTGCTGGTATTTTACTTGCGTTCGGTAATGCGATGCATAATGAACAATTAGTTAAACTAGCACCATGGTTAAAAATGGATGTCTTCGTAATGATTTCATCTGTCATGGAAGCAGCTGGACAAATTATCTTTGATAACTTACCGTTGCTATTTGCAGTCGGTACAGCACTTGGACTAGTTGGTGGTGACGGGGTTGCCGCTTTAGCTGCTTTAGTAGGTTACTTAATTATGAATGCAACAATGGGTAAAGTTATGCATATCACAATTGATGATATTTATAGCTATGCTAATGGCGCAAAAGAATTAAGTCAAGCTAATAAATTACCAGCGAATGCTTTAATTTTAGGGATTCCAACACTTCAAACAGGTGTGTTTGGCGGTATCATCATGGGGGCACTTGCAGCATGGTGTTATAATAAATACTACAATATTACGTTACCAGCTTTCTTAGGATTCTTTGCAGGTAAACGTTTCGTACCAATTGTTACGTCAGTCGTAGCAATCATCACAGGTATCGTATTAAGTTTCGTTTGGCCACCAATCCAAGATGGTTTGAACGGATTATCTAATTTCTTATTAAATAAAAACTTAACACTAACAACATTTATCTTTGGTATTATTGAACGTTCATTAATTCCATTTGGTTTACATCACATCTTCTATGCACCATTCTGGTTTGAATTTGGTCAATATAAAGACCATGCAGGCGACTTAATTCGTGGTGACCAACGTATTTGGATGGCACAATTAAAAGATGGTGTACCATTTACAGCTGGGGCATTCACAACTGGTAAATATCCATTTATGATGTTCGGACTTCCAGCTGCAGCTTTAGCAATCTATAAAAATGCACGCCCAGAACGTAAAAAAGTTGTTGGTGGTTTAATGTTATCAGCAGCTTTAACATCGTTCTTAACTGGTATCACTGAGCCATTAGAATTCTCATTCTTATTTGTTGCACCATTATTATATGTCATTCACGTATTCTTAGCGGGTACATCATTCTTAGTAATGCATCTTTTAGATGTGAAAATTGGTATGACATTCTCTGGCGGCTTTATTGATTACATTCTTTATGGTTTATTAAACTGGGATCGCACACATGCTTTATTAGTCATTCCAGTAGGTATTGTTTACGCGGTTGTTTATTACTTCTTATTTAGTTTTGCAATTAAGAAATTTAATCTTAAAACACCAGGTCGTGAAGACCAAGAACAAGAAATGCGTAACTCAAGTGTTGCGAAATTACCATTTGACGTTTTAGACGCTATGGGTGGTAAAGAAAACATCAAACACTTAGATGCATGTATCACACGTTTACGTGTTGAAGTAAATGATAAATCTAAAGTTGATGTACAAGGATTAAAAGCATTAGGTGCTTCAGGCGTACTTGAAGTCGGAAACAATATGCAAGCAATCTTTGGTCCTAAATCTGACCAAATTAAGCATGATATGGCGTTAATCATGAAAGGTGAAATCACTAAACCTAGTGAAACAACTGTGACTGAAGAAGTTTCAGATGAACCTGTACATGTTGAAGATGTGAAAGAAACAGAAATTTATGCGCCAGGTACAGGACACATTATTCCATTATCAGAAGTGCCTGATAAAGTATTCTCTGAAAAAATGATGGGTGATGGCGTTGGATTTGTTCCAGAAAAAGGAGAAATCGTAGCACCATTTGATGGTACGGTTAAGACTATTTTCCCAACTAAACATGCAATTGGTTTAGAGTCAGATAGTGGTGTAGAAGTCTTAATTCACATTGGTATCGATACGGTGAAATTGAACGGTGAAGGTTTCGAAAGTTTAGTTAATGCGAATGAGCCTGTAACACAAGGTCAACCTTTAATGAAGATTAACTTAGCGTACTTAGAAGAACATGCACCTAGCATCGTAACACCAGTTATCATCACAAATTTAGGCGACAAAACTTTGACAGTTGAAGATGTTAAGTCAGTTGATCCTGGTAAAGCAATTATGAAAATTAAATAG